In Drosophila innubila isolate TH190305 chromosome 2R unlocalized genomic scaffold, UK_Dinn_1.0 1_C_2R, whole genome shotgun sequence, the following are encoded in one genomic region:
- the LOC117784290 gene encoding beta-galactoside alpha-2,6-sialyltransferase 1, which translates to MLQAKRGNRATLPAAALISVLILSALIIQTQQQQTQQQQIDDKATTQTSTAVKAQRIHEPNAEATRGMVNNATVETRSGVESGAGKRLPRSVFHVRWNPNEKFIVESRESPAINSSKLAPHPRLKVSKNTKLTLSPKLYLCHDKYAEQCHNKTASFRQRIVQVFERSMKESLNESNHYNVDYKPVFGDSFEEQYYPSACLVMEAGVRVLRRKDAPFNKLPFGRLFPRQKLIRDAKNVKTCAIVSSAGSLAGSKLGRFIDTHDIVMRFNHAPTRGHEVDVGSKTTIRVVNSQVVTKPEFDFAHAPIFRNVTIAAWDPGRYNGTLEDWLTTADYDLFTNYEIYRRRYPKSRAFLIDPHSVWRLWQSLQMFAGNRAIRRNPPSSGFIGLALLLPHCPQVDFVEYVPSTRLNGRCHYYSKEMNSACTFGSWHPLAAEKLMALDMNTADDMSVFQFGILRIRRPDKLLCGFNFFGY; encoded by the exons atgttgcaagctAAACGGGGCAACAGGGCAACGTTGCCGGCAGCTGCGTTAATCAGCGTACTTATCCTCAGCGCATTAATAATTcaaacgcaacaacaacaaacgcaacagcaacaaattgacGATAAAGCGACGACGCAGACGTCGACTGCAGTAAAAGCTCAGCGAATACACGAACCCAACGCAGAGGCGACTCGCGGTATGGTGAATAATGCGACAGTCGAGACGCGCAGTG GAGTGGAAAGTGGCGCTGGAAAGCGTCTGCCCCGCAGCGTATTTCATGTGCGCTGGAATCCCAATGAGAAGTTCATTGTGGAGAGTCGGGAGAGTCCGGCGATAAACTCCTCCAAGCTGGCGCCACATCCACGTCTGAAGGTCTCGAAGAATACAAAACTGACGCTCAGTCCGAAGTTGTATCTCTGCCACGATAAATATGCGGAGCAGTGTCACAATAAGACGGCGTCCTTTCGTCAGCGCATTGTCCAAGTTTTTGAGCGTTCGATGAAGGAATCGCTCAACGAATCCAATCATTATAATGTCGACTACAAGCCCGTGTTTGGGGACAGCTTCGAGGAGCAGTATTATCCCTCCGCCTGCCTGGTGATGGAGGCAGGAGTACGTGTCCTGCGTCGCAAGGATGCACCCTTCAACAAGTTGCCCTTCGGTCGACTCTTTCCGCGTCAGAAACTCATTCGGGATGCCAAGAATGTGAAAACTTGTGCAATTGTTTCAAGTGCTGGTTCCTTAGCCGGTTCCAAGCTAGGACGTTTTATAG ATACCCACGACATCGTCATGAGATTCAATCACGCGCCAACCCGAGGACACGAAGTGGATGTTGGCAGCAAAACCACAATACGTGTCGTGAATTCCCAA GTGGTTACCAAGCCCGAATTTGATTTTGCGCATGCGCCAATCTTTCGCAATGTCACAATTGCTGCCTGGGATCCAGGACGTTATAATGGCACCCTCGAGGACTGGCTGACCACTGCAGACTACGATCTCTTCACCAATTATGAGATCTACAGAAGACGTTATCCCAAATCTCGCGCATTTCTCATCGATCCGCATTCCGTGTGGCGTCTTTGGCAAAGTCTGCAAATGTTTGCCGGCAATCGAGCTATACGCCGTAATCCGCCTAGTTCCGGTTTTATTG gaTTAGCGCTTTTGTTGCCCCATTGCCCCCAGGTGGACTTTGTGGAATATGTGCCGTCAACGCGCCTCAATGGACGATGTCATTACTACAGCAAAGAG ATGAACTCCGCCTGCACTTTTGGCTCTTGGCATCCCTTGGCCGCCGAGAAGTTGATGGCTCTGGACATGAATACAGCCGATGATATGTCCGTATTTCAGTTTggcatattacgtatacgtcgGCCGGACAAGCTGCTCTGtggctttaattttttcggCTATTGA